The proteins below are encoded in one region of Aquisphaera giovannonii:
- a CDS encoding BlaI/MecI/CopY family transcriptional regulator, whose protein sequence is MSRPAGEELSRRERQMMDVVYRLGRATAADVQQAIPDPPSYSAVRAILRILEEKGHLKHEQDGPRYVFLPKVSRERARRSALRQLVQTFFEGSTAQAVAALLGEPDAKLSDEEIGRLAILIAQARKEDR, encoded by the coding sequence ATGTCAAGGCCTGCGGGCGAGGAGCTGAGCCGCCGCGAGCGGCAGATGATGGACGTGGTCTATCGGCTCGGCCGGGCGACGGCGGCGGACGTTCAGCAGGCCATCCCGGATCCGCCCAGCTATTCTGCGGTGCGGGCCATCCTGCGAATCCTGGAAGAGAAAGGGCACCTGAAGCACGAGCAGGACGGCCCCCGCTACGTCTTCCTGCCGAAGGTCTCTCGCGAGAGGGCCCGCCGCTCCGCGCTGCGGCAGCTCGTGCAGACTTTCTTCGAGGGCTCGACGGCCCAGGCGGTGGCCGCACTGCTGGGGGAACCCGACGCGAAGCTGTCCGATGAGGAGATCGGGCGGCTGGCGATACTCATCGCGCAGGCCCGGAAGGAGGATCGTTGA
- a CDS encoding M56 family metallopeptidase, whose product MLLHELAHILRRDCLTQLVGRLACAAYWFHPLAWMAAQRQRAESERACDDLVLRAGSRASDYADCLLTLARASRGQAGLVAAAVPMARPSQLESRVLAILDGSRTRRCLTGRGKIAIAAATAGLLLPLATARLAITTARAEADGSGSNSRAIVSGRVLDADGNPVPGAKVAIIGRRRLSTLTARTETQEALIGRAESDARGGYRLEIPRPTSLSHYEVHAMAVAPGLGAGWTEIVRDDPAPMADVRLSRGRTAEGRLVDAQGRPVRGVVLRVARLGVPRPEGRGVDGVGFSEAAPRELEDMWPGGATSGADGSFRIAGIGRGTTVWLSIDEPRFAERHVSLKDDGKRERPPETFVLHPGMSVSGRVTLADTGEPMKDAIVEVRAGADVFNAARVRTRTDANGRFESGPPPGSHVAVCVYPPSGSPHVVFERNVENHDPRKPCVMDVAVPRGVLIQGTVTERGSGRPLPGASVYYENGGGNVVSGQGAIPGWMSAVSADARGRYAIAVTPGKGHLLCYGPTAEFVYETRSDRELRGGTEEGRRNYAHAFRAYEVKLADGRADMDVALTPGLTIWGKVVGPDGQPVAKAEIISTLYISPFHTTWRGDFTIPVRDGRFEIHGFPPDRNVKASILDAERG is encoded by the coding sequence GTGCTGCTGCACGAGCTGGCGCACATCCTCAGGCGAGACTGCCTCACCCAGCTTGTCGGCCGCCTCGCATGTGCCGCCTACTGGTTCCACCCATTGGCCTGGATGGCGGCCCAACGCCAGCGGGCCGAGAGCGAGCGGGCCTGCGACGATCTCGTGCTGCGAGCCGGATCGCGGGCCTCGGATTACGCAGACTGCCTGCTGACTCTCGCGCGGGCCTCGCGCGGGCAAGCCGGGCTCGTCGCCGCAGCCGTCCCCATGGCCCGGCCGTCGCAGCTGGAAAGTCGGGTGCTGGCGATCCTGGACGGCTCGCGGACTCGTCGTTGCCTGACCGGGCGGGGCAAGATCGCGATCGCGGCCGCAACGGCCGGGCTGCTCCTGCCGCTGGCCACCGCCCGACTGGCGATCACCACCGCAAGGGCGGAGGCCGACGGATCCGGCTCGAATTCGCGGGCGATCGTCTCGGGCCGCGTGCTCGATGCCGACGGCAATCCGGTGCCCGGCGCGAAGGTCGCGATCATCGGACGCCGGCGGCTCTCGACCCTGACGGCACGGACGGAGACGCAGGAGGCCCTCATCGGGCGGGCCGAGTCGGATGCCCGGGGTGGGTACCGCCTGGAGATCCCGCGGCCGACGTCCTTGTCCCATTACGAAGTGCACGCCATGGCCGTCGCGCCGGGCCTCGGGGCCGGCTGGACCGAGATCGTTCGCGACGACCCCGCCCCGATGGCCGACGTCCGGCTGAGCAGAGGGCGGACCGCGGAAGGCCGACTGGTCGATGCCCAGGGGAGGCCCGTCAGGGGCGTCGTGCTCCGAGTGGCCCGCCTGGGCGTCCCCAGGCCGGAGGGGAGGGGGGTGGACGGCGTCGGCTTCTCGGAGGCGGCTCCCCGCGAGCTGGAGGACATGTGGCCCGGCGGGGCAACTTCGGGTGCCGATGGATCGTTCCGAATCGCGGGCATCGGCCGGGGCACCACCGTGTGGCTCTCGATCGATGAACCTCGTTTCGCCGAACGGCACGTCTCCCTCAAGGACGACGGCAAGCGTGAGCGGCCGCCAGAGACATTCGTCCTGCATCCCGGAATGAGCGTGTCCGGGAGGGTGACGCTGGCCGACACGGGCGAGCCGATGAAGGATGCGATCGTCGAGGTCCGAGCCGGGGCTGACGTCTTCAACGCGGCGCGCGTCAGGACGCGTACCGACGCCAACGGCCGCTTCGAGTCGGGCCCGCCCCCCGGCAGCCATGTGGCCGTCTGTGTCTATCCTCCGAGCGGCTCGCCCCATGTCGTGTTCGAGAGGAACGTCGAGAACCACGACCCCAGGAAGCCCTGCGTCATGGACGTCGCGGTGCCTCGCGGAGTGCTCATCCAGGGGACGGTCACCGAGCGGGGAAGCGGGAGGCCGCTGCCCGGCGCGAGCGTCTATTACGAGAACGGCGGGGGCAACGTGGTGAGCGGGCAGGGTGCCATACCAGGCTGGATGTCGGCCGTTTCCGCCGACGCCCGGGGCCGATACGCCATCGCCGTCACTCCCGGCAAGGGGCACCTGCTCTGCTACGGCCCGACGGCCGAGTTCGTCTACGAGACGAGGAGTGACAGGGAGCTCCGAGGGGGCACGGAAGAGGGTCGGCGCAACTACGCACACGCGTTCCGCGCTTACGAGGTCAAGCTGGCAGACGGTCGGGCTGACATGGACGTCGCCCTGACGCCCGGGCTGACGATCTGGGGCAAAGTCGTCGGCCCCGACGGGCAGCCCGTTGCGAAGGCTGAGATCATCTCCACCCTCTACATCTCCCCGTTCCACACGACCTGGCGTGGCGACTTCACCATCCCTGTCAGGGACGGCCGCTTCGAGATCCATGGCTTCCCGCCGGACCGCAATGTGAAGGCTTCCATCCTGGACGCCGAAAGAGGGTGA
- a CDS encoding YajQ family cyclic di-GMP-binding protein, whose amino-acid sequence MADNHSFDVVSEINHVEMHNAIDQAQREIAVRYDFKGTKASLEFDKKENAITVLANHKGQLDTVLQVLKEKMAKRGVPVKALIRGKVEDASHDTVREVLKLHTGVDTEDARKIVKDIKQLKLKVQAQIMEDKVRVTGKKLDELQAVIAYLKEHGPEYPLQFVNLT is encoded by the coding sequence ATGGCCGACAACCATTCGTTCGACGTCGTCAGCGAGATCAACCACGTCGAGATGCACAACGCGATCGACCAGGCCCAGAGGGAGATCGCGGTCCGCTACGACTTCAAGGGGACGAAGGCGTCGCTCGAGTTCGACAAGAAGGAGAATGCCATCACGGTCCTGGCCAACCACAAGGGCCAGCTCGACACGGTCCTCCAGGTCCTCAAGGAGAAGATGGCCAAGCGAGGTGTGCCCGTGAAGGCTCTCATCCGGGGCAAGGTGGAGGACGCGTCGCACGACACCGTCCGCGAGGTCCTCAAGCTCCACACCGGGGTCGACACGGAGGACGCCCGGAAGATCGTCAAGGACATCAAGCAGCTCAAGCTCAAGGTGCAGGCCCAGATCATGGAGGACAAGGTCCGGGTTACCGGGAAGAAGCTCGATGAGCTCCAGGCCGTGATCGCCTACCTCAAGGAGCACGGGCCGGAATACCCCCTCCAGTTTGTCAACTTGACCTGA
- the dcuC gene encoding C4-dicarboxylate transporter DcuC, with amino-acid sequence MNPTIAIAILVLLAATALIVRGVEVRLVLLAASVPLFALTGGMVPMLDKVVAEMANAATVVPICSALGFAHVLKLTGCDQQLVRLLLKPLRRVRWLLVPGGIAAGYVINSTIVSQTGTAAVLGPILVPLLLASGLGPEVAGAVLLLGSSMGGELFNPGAVEMRKLAELTGLSGHEAVLRSARLNLLACGSALLAFWLSAPRRDAAQDEAEGRTIADVPEERVNLLKAVVPVVPLLILFADPLLAGYSPIHDFRDPARILAAMLIGIVLAGLTSPRAIRRFGTAFFDGAGYAYTHVISLIVAASTFAEGIRLSGLIGLIIRGLVGSPGLTIAVAAVAPWALAVASGTGIAPAVSVMEFFVPVSSSMGIDPVRLGTLASLGAHFGRTMSPAAAVVAMCATLSGASASRMIRLVAGPLAAGGLIMIAAALLKVA; translated from the coding sequence ATGAACCCGACCATCGCGATCGCGATCCTCGTCCTGCTCGCCGCGACCGCGCTCATCGTCCGCGGCGTGGAGGTCCGGCTCGTGCTGCTGGCGGCTTCGGTGCCCCTCTTCGCGCTCACCGGCGGCATGGTGCCGATGCTCGACAAGGTCGTGGCGGAGATGGCCAACGCGGCCACCGTCGTCCCGATCTGCTCGGCCCTCGGATTCGCCCACGTCCTCAAGCTGACCGGCTGCGACCAGCAGTTGGTCCGGCTGCTCCTGAAGCCGCTCCGCAGGGTCCGCTGGCTGCTCGTGCCGGGCGGGATCGCGGCGGGTTACGTGATCAACTCGACGATCGTCAGCCAGACGGGCACCGCCGCCGTCCTCGGGCCCATCCTAGTCCCGCTCCTGCTGGCGAGCGGCCTCGGCCCCGAGGTGGCCGGCGCCGTGCTGCTGCTCGGCTCCTCGATGGGCGGGGAGCTCTTCAACCCCGGCGCCGTGGAGATGCGCAAGCTCGCCGAGCTGACGGGGCTGTCCGGGCACGAGGCGGTCCTGCGGTCGGCCCGGCTCAACCTCCTCGCCTGCGGCTCCGCGCTGCTCGCCTTCTGGCTGTCGGCCCCGCGACGCGACGCGGCGCAGGACGAGGCCGAAGGCCGGACAATCGCGGACGTGCCCGAAGAGCGCGTGAACCTCCTCAAGGCCGTCGTCCCGGTGGTGCCGCTGCTGATCCTCTTCGCCGACCCGCTGCTCGCGGGCTACTCGCCGATCCACGACTTCCGGGACCCGGCGCGGATCCTCGCGGCGATGCTCATCGGGATCGTCCTCGCCGGGCTGACGTCGCCCCGGGCGATCCGCCGCTTCGGCACGGCGTTCTTCGACGGCGCCGGCTATGCTTACACCCACGTCATCTCGCTCATCGTCGCCGCCTCCACCTTCGCCGAGGGGATCCGACTGAGCGGCCTCATCGGCCTGATCATCCGTGGCCTGGTCGGCTCGCCCGGCCTGACGATCGCGGTCGCCGCCGTCGCCCCCTGGGCGCTCGCGGTCGCGTCCGGCACCGGGATCGCGCCGGCCGTCTCGGTGATGGAGTTCTTCGTCCCCGTCTCCTCGTCCATGGGAATCGACCCGGTGCGGCTGGGCACCCTCGCATCGCTGGGGGCCCACTTCGGGCGGACCATGAGTCCCGCCGCCGCGGTGGTCGCCATGTGCGCCACGCTCTCCGGCGCGTCGGCCTCGAGGATGATCCGGCTGGTCGCCGGGCCGCTCGCCGCGGGGGGCCTGATCATGATCGCCGCCGCGCTGCTGAAGGTGGCCTGA
- a CDS encoding pyridoxal-phosphate dependent enzyme, with amino-acid sequence MSLRSHETIPVEIGLADVEAAATRLAPWAHRTPVLTSTTLNERSGLDVYLKCENFQRVGAFKFRGAMNALLQLDEERRFHGVVTHSSGNHAQALALAGRLLGVPVTIVMPRTAPAVKMAATEGYGARIVFCEPTLAAREAAVAAEMREHHLSLIHPYNDWDVIAGQGTAALELLDQVGRLDAVIVPVGGGGLASGTAIVAKGRAPAIHVIGAEPAAADDARRSLETGSIQPSGDPRTIADGLRTSLGARTFAVISRHVDEIVTATDDELIEATRFVWERLKIVIEPSSAVVVAPLLRGGLSVPGERVGIILSGGNVDVGPFFDLLSKRH; translated from the coding sequence ATGTCGCTCCGCTCCCACGAGACGATCCCCGTGGAGATCGGCCTGGCCGACGTCGAGGCCGCGGCGACGCGGCTCGCGCCCTGGGCCCACCGCACCCCCGTGCTGACGTCGACGACCCTGAACGAGCGGTCGGGCCTCGACGTCTACCTGAAGTGCGAGAACTTCCAGCGCGTCGGGGCCTTCAAGTTCCGCGGCGCCATGAATGCGCTCCTCCAGCTCGACGAGGAGAGACGCTTCCACGGCGTGGTGACCCATTCCTCGGGGAACCACGCGCAGGCGCTCGCCCTCGCCGGCAGGCTCCTCGGGGTGCCGGTGACGATCGTCATGCCCAGGACCGCCCCGGCCGTGAAGATGGCGGCGACCGAGGGCTACGGCGCCCGGATCGTCTTCTGCGAGCCGACCCTGGCCGCCCGCGAGGCCGCCGTGGCCGCCGAGATGCGAGAGCATCATCTCTCCCTGATCCACCCTTACAACGACTGGGACGTCATCGCCGGCCAGGGGACCGCGGCGCTTGAGCTGCTCGACCAGGTCGGGCGGCTCGACGCGGTCATCGTCCCCGTGGGCGGGGGCGGCCTGGCCTCGGGCACGGCCATCGTGGCCAAGGGGCGGGCGCCGGCCATCCACGTCATCGGCGCCGAGCCCGCCGCCGCGGACGACGCAAGGCGATCGCTCGAGACCGGATCGATCCAGCCGTCCGGCGACCCCAGGACGATCGCCGACGGCCTGCGGACCTCGCTGGGGGCGAGGACCTTCGCCGTCATCTCCCGACACGTCGACGAGATCGTCACGGCCACCGACGACGAGCTGATCGAGGCGACCCGCTTCGTCTGGGAGCGGCTCAAGATCGTCATCGAGCCGTCCAGCGCCGTGGTCGTCGCCCCCCTGCTCCGGGGTGGTCTCTCGGTTCCGGGCGAGCGGGTGGGTATCATCCTCAGCGGCGGGAACGTGGACGTCGGGCCGTTCTTCGATCTCCTTTCGAAGCGGCACTGA
- the thrS gene encoding threonine--tRNA ligase, with product MPPTMVQIKLPDGSIKEFPDGIRPRDVAAGIGKRLADAAVAAVADGTIVDLDRPLENGTTDAVEMRILTPRDREALDVLRHSTAHIMARAIMRLFPGVRLAFGPTTANGFYYDVEVDGRSLSESDFAAIEDEMAKIVKDAEPFERFSLPVEDARQFVADLGQDLKVEHIDGELHKYGILSFYRQGEFVDLCRGPHIPNAGKVGAFKLLSIAGAYWKGRTDRKMLQRVYGTAFFDKKELDAYLAQVEEARRRDHRKIGKELGLFTISPLVGKGLILWMPKGATVRGLLETFMKAELLKRGYQPVYTPHIGKIDLYQCSGHYPKYRDAQFPPLKMLTDDAAKELLDGLHAGTVDEAAQRTLLARAGIPERLPEKPLDGESPRAYSKSFFEMTDGEKIAYLEANCDYEEYLLKPMNCPHHIQIYAAEPRSYRDLPLRLAEFGTVYRYEQSGELSGLTRVRGFTQDDAHLFCTHDQVKDEFKSTMELTQFVLSSLGLGDYKIRLSKHDPSDPKFQGVDGDIWRRAEDEIAAVLDEMKLPYFVGTGEAAFYGPKVDFIVRDCLGREWQLGTVQLDYVLPERFKLEYIGQDNHLHRPVMIHRAPFGSLERFFGILIEHFAGAFPLWLAPEQVRVLPISDKVADYAGDVLHRLLAAGFRATLDHRPEKINAKIRYAQLEKIPVMLVVGAKEAEQEAVAYRDRTAGDLGAMPLAQAIARIQREVEERTMPQVAPLAAAAEAEEKAEGHEY from the coding sequence ATGCCCCCGACGATGGTCCAGATCAAGCTGCCGGATGGTTCGATCAAGGAGTTCCCGGACGGGATCCGCCCGAGGGACGTGGCGGCCGGCATCGGCAAGCGGCTCGCCGACGCCGCCGTCGCCGCGGTGGCCGACGGGACGATCGTGGACCTCGACCGGCCGCTCGAGAACGGGACGACCGACGCCGTCGAGATGCGCATCCTGACGCCCCGCGATCGCGAGGCGCTCGACGTCCTCCGGCATTCGACGGCCCACATCATGGCCCGCGCCATCATGCGGCTGTTCCCCGGCGTGCGCCTCGCCTTCGGCCCCACCACGGCCAACGGATTCTATTACGACGTGGAGGTCGACGGCCGCAGCCTCTCCGAATCCGACTTCGCCGCGATCGAGGACGAGATGGCGAAGATCGTCAAGGACGCGGAGCCTTTCGAGCGCTTCAGCCTCCCCGTCGAGGACGCCCGCCAGTTCGTCGCGGACCTCGGGCAGGACCTGAAGGTCGAGCACATCGACGGCGAGCTGCACAAGTACGGCATCCTCTCCTTCTATCGCCAGGGTGAGTTCGTGGACCTCTGCCGGGGCCCGCACATCCCCAACGCCGGCAAGGTGGGCGCGTTCAAGCTCCTCTCCATCGCCGGTGCCTACTGGAAGGGTCGGACCGACCGGAAGATGCTCCAGCGGGTCTACGGCACGGCGTTCTTCGACAAGAAGGAGCTCGACGCCTACCTCGCCCAGGTCGAGGAGGCCCGCAGGCGTGACCATCGGAAGATCGGAAAGGAGCTCGGGCTGTTCACGATCTCCCCGCTCGTCGGGAAGGGCCTGATCCTCTGGATGCCGAAGGGCGCCACGGTCCGCGGCCTCCTCGAGACGTTCATGAAGGCCGAGCTCCTCAAGCGGGGCTATCAGCCGGTCTACACGCCCCACATCGGCAAGATCGACCTCTACCAGTGCAGCGGACACTACCCGAAGTACCGCGACGCCCAGTTCCCGCCCCTCAAGATGCTCACCGACGACGCCGCGAAGGAGCTGCTCGACGGCCTCCACGCGGGCACCGTCGACGAGGCAGCCCAGCGCACGCTGCTGGCCCGCGCCGGCATCCCCGAGCGGCTCCCCGAGAAGCCGCTCGACGGGGAGTCCCCGCGCGCCTACTCGAAGTCCTTCTTCGAGATGACCGACGGGGAGAAGATCGCCTATCTCGAGGCGAACTGCGACTACGAGGAATACCTCCTCAAGCCGATGAACTGCCCGCACCACATCCAGATCTATGCCGCCGAGCCGCGGAGCTACCGCGACCTGCCGCTCCGGCTGGCGGAGTTCGGGACGGTGTACCGCTACGAGCAGTCGGGCGAGCTGTCCGGCCTCACCCGCGTCCGGGGATTCACCCAGGACGACGCCCACCTCTTCTGCACCCACGACCAGGTGAAGGATGAGTTCAAGTCCACGATGGAGTTGACCCAGTTCGTCCTGAGCTCCCTCGGCCTGGGCGACTACAAGATCCGGCTCTCCAAGCACGACCCGAGCGACCCCAAGTTCCAGGGCGTGGACGGCGACATCTGGCGACGGGCCGAGGACGAGATCGCGGCCGTGCTGGACGAGATGAAGCTGCCGTACTTCGTGGGCACCGGCGAGGCCGCCTTCTACGGCCCGAAGGTCGATTTCATCGTCCGGGACTGCCTCGGTCGCGAGTGGCAGCTCGGGACGGTCCAGCTCGACTACGTCCTGCCGGAGCGTTTCAAGCTCGAGTACATCGGCCAGGACAATCACCTGCACCGCCCCGTCATGATCCACCGCGCCCCCTTCGGCAGCCTGGAGCGGTTCTTCGGCATCCTCATCGAGCACTTCGCCGGCGCCTTCCCGCTCTGGCTGGCGCCGGAGCAGGTCCGCGTCCTGCCGATCTCGGACAAGGTCGCGGACTACGCGGGGGACGTGCTGCACAGGCTCCTGGCCGCGGGCTTCCGGGCCACGCTCGACCACCGACCGGAGAAGATCAACGCCAAGATCCGCTACGCACAGCTCGAGAAGATCCCGGTCATGCTCGTCGTCGGCGCCAAGGAGGCGGAGCAGGAAGCCGTCGCCTACCGCGACCGGACCGCCGGCGACCTGGGCGCGATGCCGCTGGCTCAGGCCATCGCCCGGATCCAGCGCGAGGTCGAGGAGCGGACGATGCCCCAGGTAGCCCCGCTCGCCGCCGCGGCCGAGGCCGAGGAGAAGGCCGAGGGGCACGAGTATTGA